The sequence GTTGTTTGAAGCCTGTGCTTatgtgaaaatacattttaagaagGACAGTGAGTGCAAGTTGCTAGgcaataaaatgtttcctttcATCTATTTTTTACCCTATTACCAAGTCTAAATGAGATCAAATAGAGGACTTCCCTCTTCATGTAACTGAACCTCTTCACACTACCTCAAAGGATCCCGAATGTGCTGATGCCTACAAACTACTGTCCTTCAGCGCTGGGCTGAATATTTAAAAGTGATTAACTCCCAGCTATCTCCACGATGCCTAATCACAGTACTTTAGATAAGATGCAGACCACAAATTATTTATTAGTGCACCGTGGAGTTGGCAGGCTGCCAAATGACACTAAACGCGTCTGTTTTTGTGATGTATAATGCATACTCAGAGCACCTTTCACCAGTCATCTTCGTTCATATTTAATGAGGCTCTTCCTCACAGTATTGACACAGCACAGAGATTGAGTTCTGTATCTTCTAAAGGGCATGAAGAAACAGAACGAGGGCACGCAGCAGAAACTAACATCTAGTCTGTAGTTGTTTAACCAGATAGAAAATGAATGACTCAAGAAAATCTGTGCTGATCTCACATTCGGGTGCTTCTGATACCATCTTTCCTATCTGATGCAATACTTTATGTTGTGCCGTTTGATGAAGAAATCCATTGTAATAATGAGATCTACACTGTCCATGATGCAACGACCCGGATTTTAGACTGTTAATGATGCGTCCCATACTGCAGAACAAGGCTGAACTTAACAGAAATATGATGATGCATTGTAATATCCTGCAGGTTAAAACAAAGATACTAAAAACACCAGagcaggagaaaaacacaaagtcattgcactttttactcGCCTCCTTAATACCTTCTGTAATCATAAACCTAATCCTTCTCCTGCATGGAAAATCACATATTCATCAATCCAAACAACACCTTTGTTTCCTCGCAGAGCAAGGACACAGACAAGGAGACATAACAACTCACTGTAGGTAAAGTGTCGCAGGCAATTTTCTCAACTTTAAGCCCCCCTGAGGGTCCAATATCATGAGGGACTAAGCAAAGCCTGAGCAGTGCTACGACAGGAGGGGCTCCTATCTGACAGACATGTTTGGAGTGAGCCTGGAAAGCAGCTGATAAGtgtattaacaaaaaaaaaaaaatcaagaacaGCAACTATTTTTCAGGTAACTGCAGTGCTTCTGCATATTCACCATTATGTTTAATCTAGCACCATCTTGTGgtgtaaaaatatgaaaattgtggtggaagaaaaagaaagctcAAAGGCCCCCTCTTGTGGCCTTAAGAAGCATCACGGTCATATTACTGGGCAAACTGAGTCTTAACAACATGCATGAACAGTGATTTGCTTTATCATGTAAACACCACAATGTCTGAAGTCATACGTGTGTTAAGCGCACTATCTAGGCCACTTGTGAGAAGCAGCAGTGAAACTAGTGACACACTCATGCTGAGGATGAATCACTCTGTTCCAGTCAGCCACACTGTTTGCTGTATGAGTAATTTCAGTGCTGGTGGGCTGCTGAGTCGGCCTCAATGCACAGTCAGGGAATCCGTTAGGCCTGCTGGGGCACGGGCTCTAGAGGAGTGATGTGTGCGGAGGGATTTTCCCTTGTTTTCAATGTCGGTACAGTAGCACTTCTGCAATGTGTAAGGGTGGTGTTTGTGGTTTAATGTTGTTCTAAACGTATTTTCGTattaaaaccactgacacaAACACTCTCTACCCTTACaccttcaaaaaacaaaatgttgaaactAGAGCTAAAATaacatatattaaatatgtatttttttaaaaactacaagtATTGACTGTAGTTACTTTTTACTGTAGTCAGTAAAAGGTTACCAAATCACTTCTAAATCACACAAGTCAGAACTATTTTCAgctaaaaacatgacaaattccTAACTGGAAGAGTGTTGATCTCTGCCAGGTGTGTCTGGGGGCATGTGGGTGGGGAACAGGAAGTGCGGGCAGGTGGTGTACGCATGAGAGTAGAATATAATAGAATTTATTTTGGTGTCCAAAATCATAGCCACATAAAAAAAGAGTGATACTTTAAGTTCCTGCAGTCTGAAAAAGATGTAGTCTGAAGCTACAGCTTATAACGTCTACCACTGTATCGACACCTCATGTTTAACCTCAAAGGTAGTATCAAACAACTGCACAGAGTAGTGGGATGGATGGGAGACAATATGCAGGTTACATTATCAAGGTGTAACCAGAGTAGACGGGCTTTATGGCGTGTTTATAGCGTCAGAACTGTGGAGGGAGTGATGACTGTAGGTTTTTCTGCTGAGTGAAACCAGCGGGGGGAATAAGAACGAGAAGGTGATTTGAATACAGGCGAGGTCGATATACagcaaaatatgtttgtgtgtttgtgtgtgtgtgtgtgtgtgtgtgtgtgtgtgtgtgtgtgtgtgacagcctTACCCTGGTCTATGTTGTGCTGTGGTAGCTGGCTCATCTGACTGTGGACCACACCTGCGTAATTCCGGAGAAAAGCTTCTTCACTCGGCGTGAGCTAGAGACGGGTGAAAAAGTGACGTTAAGAACAAAACCTGAATTCATCTTGAAGGAGAAGTTCTCTAAACtaaatttcaaacaaaataacacttttAAGAATTAGTTTCTTACTTTCATTCAACAGCTCTCAGTTTGTGTCCTGGTATAAGACTTTCTCTTAAATCATTTTAGAGTCAAAGGCATATTTGACTCTGAACCTGCTAACTATCTAGTAAGTGAAAGTTAGCCTACAGTTGTTTCAAGAGTGGAGGTTAAGGTTAGACATTTCATAATGACTCTTGGTTATCAGACAAATGTTTTGACTTTGTGGTTTAGTTTTGGTAAGCACTTGTTCATCACTCGGAAACCTAGactgaaatgtgtaaaaatacaatttactttatattattaaatataagaaatacattatttttataaatgGATAGACAATAGTGACTGggttgatgatgatggtggcaATCATTAATGATGAATGATTTTTGACTTTAATTATATCCAAAGTAAAGCACATATTTAAACTTCTGTACACAGCGACTGAGGATTCACAGCATCAAAGTTACACATCAGATGATGTTGGGCGATGATGTCCCGTGTCAGAGTTCTCATTTTAGCCTGTGACTAAATCAATTTCGTCGCCTAAAATGACCATAGCAAACTGGTTTTATCAGCTGTGTCTAATTAAGAGTGTTGCTCAAATCACAAAAGGAAACTCATCTGTTGTCTGGTTAGTGTGCTGTCTGCATGCCAGGACCAGAGTGCAGACTGTGTCTGACTGTGctattcaaacaaaaaacaacatctaTGTTCACTTCCTCCACACTGTCATGTGTCAAGTGGCATTTAGATAAAACTTCAGTCAGTACCTgagctgaagagaaaacatGTCATGAGCTGTTATCCGTTCTTCTGATGCAACAAACAAATTCAGCTGGAAACTGAATCTCATAACAAATATTTATCTAAAAATGACAGGTGTATCTGAAGGAAAGTGGAACCTAAAGGGACAACAGGGGGACTTTGTCCTAGATAACTTCAAAAAAATTAGGAATACAGTCAATTTTACTTTCAGTCTGTCCTAAGTAATCACCTCTCCGCCAAAATAGACATGTGCTTCTCtacattaaagaataaaaatctTGCGGATGTTTGCTGCTTCGTCTACGTTTGTTCATAGCAGCATCTCCTGCTTCTGTTAGACGCAgtgaacacaaacatttttgacatgGTAAAGATAATTTCTAGTGTTGACGGCAAAGTTTCATAGGTTTcaggatgacatcactgtgtgcATGAGCAGGACAATATACAGTGCTAAAAATTATCATCTTAAAATGTCAATACCCAAGGTAAAATGTCACATGATCGTAGTATGTTCTAGTAAAGACCCCGTACGTACATTTGATCCCATTTTCTTTAGCATGAGCAGGACCCGCACTTTCTGTTGGATGTACATGTCTTCAGGAGACTTCCCCGGGGCCTCCTCGCGGTTCATCCCCCCTGCTCCTGTGGCTCTGCGTACACAAACAAATCCACGTTACACAAGACCTGTGAAAAACCGCAGCtatacaaacacattcacaggaTTGTTTCTGCCACATAATCTGAATGCTGTTAAGTTGATAGTGTGATACTCCACTTAAAAATCTTCCACTCAACACTCAACCCTGCGGGCCTGAAAAGTTTTAACCAGCTAGATAAACAGTGATTTTAcctgttttctcctgtttcctttgtgttttgtgttattcTACAGTATTAACTATTAATTCTGCATTGAATAAAGCTTTTCAGACAGAACATCTGCATTGATAACAACTGTAGAAGTCATAATAACCTTGgcagtgttttcaaatgtttctgaTCTGACTTCTCAGATGGACAGCACTAGACTGGAACTAGATGTTTTACAGAAATAGAGACTCAGGTATATGTGATAAGCACTTATAGTATAAACAGTGATGGTATTAGAAGTAGGGGGCCGTGTCTCGGTGCAGTCACGGTGCAGGTTGGGCGTTTCGCAGCTTGAATGGCTGTCAAACTCATTAATATTGCATGTTAGTTTTCACACAGATCTCGCCCCTGCCTGCTCCTTCCATCTCTAACTCTCCGTCTAACTAATGACCTATTTTCACTGTCAGTCTGCGGAGATGCAAAATATAGGCAAAGGGGGAGGGAAAAGAAGGCGATAAAAGGAGCTGCCAAAGCTAATGCGGACGACAGAAAAGGGATAGGTTCCGCTGCGAtagcacgcacgcacacacacacacacacatcaaggtCGTCTGCTGTCCCATTAGATCTCTATGCGCAAATAAGACGGAGGCATACGGCGCGGCTTAATATCCAGCCTAGATTTGCTAATTGAAAAAGCTACATGTGCAGAAGAAATAATTCAcagaaaagagcaaaataaatctttaaacaGATAAATCTTGTgaaaaaaattatgatttaatgGAGAGAATATCAGTATGCAAGTCAGGATTTGTTCCCCTCCAAGAATCTTTCATAAAAAGCCTATGGGAGCCACAGTGACTATGATAGTTCTGGCAATTTATTTTGGCCTCTTATCTATACAAAGGACCACTAATGCATGTTGACAGGCTGTTTGATGTGGGGTTATATTTAATTGAGGAGCTGGCTCGCCATCCCCCCTTCCCAGAGCccaggggtgggggtggtggtgggggatGAATGGGGCACCGTTGGCCATTGGCTAGCTTTTGGGTGCCAC is a genomic window of Thunnus maccoyii chromosome 4, fThuMac1.1, whole genome shotgun sequence containing:
- the ctnnbip1 gene encoding beta-catenin-interacting protein 1; amino-acid sequence: MNREEAPGKSPEDMYIQQKVRVLLMLKKMGSNLTPSEEAFLRNYAGVVHSQMSQLPQHNIDQGAEDVVMAFSRSETEDRRQ